One part of the Microlunatus elymi genome encodes these proteins:
- a CDS encoding ABC transporter substrate-binding protein, translating into MHTIRGTGHNRRRARAGLTALVAVLFLALTVSGCAGFGNLGNKPGVTTITLASVNNPQMQDLAQLLPEFTKEHPDIKVNVIMMEENDLRNATTKDVATKGGQYDVMTVGNYEVPIWGQNKWLDDLTDLANSDSSYDVNDFFAPVRQSVSYNNHLYAMPFYGESSFLMYRKDLFAQAGLTMPDHPTWQQVAELANKIKNPDQDRAGICLRGKPGWGEMFAPLTTVVNTFGGQWYNMKWDAQVDQPGFTDAVNFYVNTIKSSGERDPASFGFTECLNLFQQGRAAMWYDATSAAGTLEAKGSPVAGKVGYVAAPVNKTKSSGWLWSWNLGINAESQHQKAAWEFVKWATSKQYEDLVGQQLGWTRVPPGTRQSLYDNPKYQQASSAFADITAETMKSVNPKQPGVDPQPWTGIQFVGIPEFQDVGNQTSQQIANTFSGGQTVQQALAKGQKIAQVAGDIQKKEASK; encoded by the coding sequence ATGCACACCATTCGGGGTACCGGCCACAACCGGCGGCGCGCGAGAGCGGGGCTGACCGCTCTGGTCGCCGTACTCTTCCTGGCGCTGACGGTCTCCGGCTGTGCCGGCTTCGGCAACCTCGGCAACAAGCCCGGCGTCACCACCATCACCCTGGCCAGCGTCAACAACCCGCAGATGCAGGATCTGGCCCAGTTGCTGCCGGAGTTCACCAAAGAGCATCCCGACATCAAGGTCAACGTGATCATGATGGAGGAAAATGATCTTCGCAACGCCACCACCAAGGACGTCGCCACCAAGGGCGGACAGTACGACGTGATGACGGTCGGCAACTACGAGGTGCCGATCTGGGGCCAGAACAAGTGGCTGGACGACCTCACCGATCTCGCCAACTCCGACAGCAGCTACGACGTCAACGACTTCTTCGCACCGGTCCGACAGAGCGTCAGCTACAACAACCACTTGTATGCAATGCCGTTCTACGGCGAGTCCTCGTTCCTGATGTATCGCAAGGATCTCTTCGCCCAGGCCGGACTGACCATGCCGGATCATCCGACCTGGCAGCAGGTCGCCGAACTGGCGAACAAGATCAAGAACCCGGACCAGGATCGAGCCGGGATCTGCCTGCGTGGCAAGCCCGGCTGGGGCGAGATGTTCGCTCCCCTGACCACGGTGGTGAACACCTTCGGCGGCCAGTGGTACAACATGAAATGGGATGCCCAGGTGGACCAGCCCGGCTTCACCGACGCGGTCAACTTCTACGTCAACACGATCAAGAGCTCCGGGGAGCGCGACCCCGCGTCGTTCGGTTTCACCGAGTGCCTGAACCTGTTCCAGCAGGGTCGTGCCGCGATGTGGTACGACGCCACCTCGGCCGCCGGCACGCTGGAGGCCAAGGGCAGCCCGGTGGCCGGCAAGGTCGGCTACGTCGCCGCCCCGGTGAACAAGACGAAGTCCTCCGGCTGGCTGTGGTCCTGGAACCTCGGCATCAACGCAGAATCCCAACACCAGAAGGCAGCCTGGGAATTCGTCAAGTGGGCCACCTCGAAGCAGTACGAGGACCTGGTCGGCCAGCAGCTCGGCTGGACCAGGGTGCCGCCCGGCACCCGGCAGTCGCTCTACGACAACCCGAAGTACCAACAGGCCAGCAGCGCCTTCGCCGACATCACCGCCGAGACGATGAAGTCGGTCAACCCCAAGCAGCCGGGCGTCGACCCGCAGCCCTGGACCGGAATCCAGTTCGTCGGTATCCCCGAATTCCAGGACGTCGGCAACCAGACCTCGCAGCAGATCGCCAACACCTTCTCCGGCGGCCAGACGGTCCAGCAGGCCTTGGCGAAGGGACAGAAGATCGCCCAGGTCGCCGGCGACATCCAGAAGAAGGAGGCATCCAAGTGA
- a CDS encoding carbohydrate ABC transporter permease, which translates to MSTAAAASGVAPSKAKTRNATPPLGQAEQGERRFGRKLVLPAFIVAIVVTQAPFLVTIYYSFQNWNLARPDARSFAGFDNYVAVIRNGAFLPALLNTVVIVGSSVIISLVLGLIFAMLLDRKFVGRAVARTLLITPFLVMPAASALIWKWSLLDANVGMINWAFGLVGIPPVSWNTDFPGVTITMVLTWQYTPFMMLILLAGLQSQSGEVLEAAQVDGAGPFRIFRTMTLPHLRTYAELATLLGTVLMIQVFDPVNIMTKGAGHSKTLSYLLYERAFIGQQVGEAAAYGVVTVIVTLVVSTIALRTMFRVFTEEGGGGR; encoded by the coding sequence GTGAGCACCGCAGCCGCCGCCTCCGGTGTGGCACCGAGCAAGGCGAAGACGAGGAACGCCACTCCCCCGCTCGGACAGGCCGAGCAGGGTGAACGCAGATTCGGCCGCAAGCTGGTGCTGCCAGCCTTCATCGTGGCGATCGTTGTCACCCAGGCGCCCTTCCTGGTCACCATCTACTACTCATTCCAGAACTGGAATCTGGCCCGGCCGGACGCCAGATCCTTTGCCGGCTTCGACAATTACGTTGCCGTCATCCGCAACGGCGCCTTCCTCCCGGCTCTGCTGAACACGGTGGTGATCGTCGGCTCGTCGGTGATCATCTCGCTGGTGCTCGGTTTGATCTTCGCGATGTTGTTGGATCGCAAGTTCGTCGGCCGGGCCGTCGCCCGGACGTTGTTGATCACTCCGTTCCTGGTGATGCCGGCCGCCTCGGCGTTGATCTGGAAGTGGTCGCTGCTGGACGCCAACGTCGGGATGATCAACTGGGCCTTCGGCCTGGTCGGCATCCCACCGGTGTCCTGGAACACCGACTTCCCCGGCGTCACCATCACCATGGTGCTGACGTGGCAGTACACCCCGTTCATGATGTTGATCTTGCTCGCCGGCCTGCAGTCGCAGTCCGGTGAGGTGCTCGAGGCGGCGCAGGTGGACGGTGCCGGGCCGTTCCGGATCTTCCGGACGATGACCCTGCCGCATCTGCGGACCTACGCGGAGCTGGCCACTCTGCTCGGCACCGTGCTGATGATCCAGGTGTTCGATCCGGTCAACATCATGACCAAGGGCGCCGGTCACTCCAAGACGTTGTCCTACCTGCTCTACGAACGAGCCTTCATCGGCCAGCAGGTGGGCGAGGCGGCGGCGTACGGCGTGGTCACGGTGATCGTCACCTTGGTCGTCTCCACCATCGCGTTGCGCACGATGTTCAGAGTGTTCACCGAGGAAGGAGGTGGCGGACGATGA